The following nucleotide sequence is from Caldibacillus debilis DSM 16016.
GGGGAATCCCTTTTTACGTGCTGTTTCCGAAACCGCTGGCGGAATCCGGGAACGATTCGTCCATCGTCCTTTTTGCCCGCATCGGCGGGAAAAACTGGCTGTTCACCGGAGATTTGGGGACGGAAGGGGAAAACCGGCTGTTGACCGACTATCCGAAACTGAAGGCGGATGTATTGAAAGTGGGCCATCACGGAAGCGAAACCTCATCTTCGGAACGGTTTTTAAAGGCAATCGGCGCGAAGACGGCCCTCATTTCCGCCGGTGAAAACAACCGTTACGGCCATCCCCACCAAGTCGTCCTCGATCGGTTAAGGAAGCGAAGGATGGCCATTTACCGGACGGATGTCCAGGGGGCCATTACCTACCGGTTTTTTCTCGGGAAAGGGTATTTCCGCACCTGGAAGGGGGACGGGGGAAAAACGGCCCTTGATCAGGCACCGTAAAAAGAAACGGTTCATATGGTAATAACAAAAAGAAAAGGCTGCCTTTCCGGCAGCTTTTCTTTTCCGAAGGACCGCCTTTAGGAGCCTAAAATTTTAATGACGGTGGCAATGATGAAAATGGTGGCAAAAAAGCCGAAGGACACGATAAAACCGACAACCGAGTCGATGA
It contains:
- a CDS encoding YqzM family protein; translated protein: MNEFEKDVQSKRNDFIDSVVGFIVSFGFFATIFIIATVIKILGS